Proteins encoded by one window of Salvia splendens isolate huo1 chromosome 7, SspV2, whole genome shotgun sequence:
- the LOC121810652 gene encoding phospholipase D gamma 1-like — protein sequence MYQSSSSPMSKYGVQIVPFKTSTTSLRMLLLHGNLEICVEGAKNLPNMDLVNNSIGDMIGTLSGKIQTSDPYVTIAISGAVICRTFVIRDDENPVWDQHFNVPVAHYGTEVQFIVKDNDFLGSEIIGAVGIPMEQLTSGTRMSGTYPIIGANGKPCNKGATLSLWIKYIPMENMSIYQDGVGSDLKNEGVAGTYFPLRIGGTVTLYQDAHVHNGALSDVVLSDGTTYKNGSCWRDIYDAISKARWLVYITGWSVY from the exons ATGTATCAATCATCCTCTTCTCCCATGTCAAAATAC GGAGTGCAGATTGTCCCATTCAAGACATCAACGACGTCGTTGAGGATGCTTTTGTTGCATGGGAATTTGGAGATTTGTGTGGAGGGAGCCAAGAATCTTCCTAATATGGATTTAGTGAACAACAGCATAGGTGATATGATAGGGACTTTGTCTGGGAAAATACAAACAAGTGACCCTTATGTCACAATTGCAATATCTGGTGCTGTAATTTGTAGGACTTTCGTGATTAGAGATGATGAAAATCCCGTTTGGGACCAACATTTTAATGTCCCAGTAGCACATTATGGTACAGAGGTGCAGTTTATTGTTAAAGACAACGATTTCCTGGGATCTGAGATCATAGGGGCTGTTGGGATCCCTATGGAGCAGTTAACCTCAGGGACTAGAATGAGTGGAACTTATCCAATCATCGGTGCAAACGGGAAGCCGTGTAACAAGGGGGCTACTTTGAGCTTATGGATTAAGTATATACCAATGGAGAATATGTCAATTTATCAAGATGGAGTGGGATCAGACCTTAAGAATGAAGGTGTGGCCGGTACCTATTTTCCTCTTAGGATAGGTGGAACTGTCACACTGTACCAAGATGCTCATGTGCATAATGGCGCACTTTCAGATGTGGTGTTGAGTGATGGAACGACGTATAAAAATGGTAGTTGTTGGCGTGATATATATGATGCAATATCTAAAGCTCGCTGGCTAGTTTATATCACAGGATGGTCTGTATACTGA